In the Emys orbicularis isolate rEmyOrb1 chromosome 3, rEmyOrb1.hap1, whole genome shotgun sequence genome, one interval contains:
- the ABRACL gene encoding costars family protein ABRACL, with amino-acid sequence MNVEHEINLLVEEIRRLGTKNADGKLSVKFGVLFADEKCANLFEALVGTLKAAKRRKIVTYPGELLLQGVHDNVDILLLQD; translated from the exons ATGAATGTGGAACATGAAATTAACCTCTTAGTTGAGGAGATTCGGCGGCTGGGGACCAAAA ATGCTGATGGAAAGCTGAGTGTGAAGTTTGGTGTGCTCTTTGCTGATGAAAAATGTGCCAACCTCTTTGAAGCCCTAGTGGGCACTCTTAAGGCTGCAAAACGAAGGAAGATTGTTACTTACCCAGGAGAGTTACTTTTACAAGGGGTTCATGACAATGTTGATATTTTATTACTGCAGGACTAA